AGAATCTAAAAGAATTGGAAATAAGCTCAGACGGCAACGCTTGTTAGAGGGAAAATTACCTAGATCAAGCTTGCATCATTTAGGAGAATTTTGGATTAAAGTTATGGATAATATTAACGTTGAAGGCGTAGCTTTAACAGCCTCAAAAGAAAGCGGATCTTTAACTGTGGAGTTTACAGATATGAGAGCAAGCGAGTTATTCAATAAGCTTTGGAATGAATTTAACGCTTGTATTTTTTGTTCTGGAACACTTAAACCTTTAGACGCTTTCGCTGAGGTGATAGGAGTAAAAAATAACTGTATAAGTAAAGTTTTCTCATCGCCTTATTCTGAGCGTAATTTATCAGCTTTCATTGTTAAAGGTGTGTCAACAAGAGGCAGGGAGTTAACTGATGAAGTGGGTAAATCATATATTAAAGCTTTAAACTCTTTTATAAAAGCTTTAAACACTAATTTAGCTATATTTACTTCAAGCTATAGAGTGCAAAACAAACTTTTAAAATTAGGTTTAAAAGAAGAAATTGAAAAATATAATCGAGAAGTGTTTATTGAAGAGCAAAATATTCGTGGTGAAGAAAGTCGAGAAATAATAAAAAAGTTTAAAGCTTGCGTTAATAGAGATCGAAAAGGTGTGCTTATAGGTGTTATGGGAGGAAGATTTGCGGAGGGAGCAGATTTTCCTGGAAAACAGCTTGAAGGCATATTTCTTGTTGGAATACCATTTGAAAAACCAACAGTTAAAACCCAGCTTTACATTCAATATTATAATAAAATTTATGGAGAAAAAGGAAAATATTACGCGTATATATTGCCAGCTTTAAAGAGAGCTTCTCAAGCTTTGGGAAGAGCTTTAAGATCAAAAGATGATTATGCTACAATCGTTTTAGGTGATGAAAGATATAACCGTTATCTAGAGCTTTTACCAGATTACATTCAAAAAACAGTTAAGCTAGTTAATTTTGAAGCATTATTTAATGCTCTTCTGAAAGCTTAAAACAAAATGGTTTAAAAATTTAAAATTAAATGTAAATTAAGCACCGTGCACAGTACCAACGCTTATAATATGGAACCCAAACTAAAGCTGTATTGCAAAATGGGCATAAAGGAACCGTTAAAGCAGCTACTATAATAGGATATCGTGGAGGAGGAATAAAGTGAAAAGGACAATCAAAATAGTTTCTGCATACCCAGCAGTAAGGATATGGACCTAAAGGACAGATAAGCGGTAGAGGAGGAACATACAATGTAAATCACCTTAGATGAAGATTCAACAATTAATAATAAAAACATTTTCCTTTAAGATTTTTTATAAAACCTTTCTTATTTACATAAAAATATGGTTTAAACTTTTAGGAAGGTTGCTTTATGACGTTAGAATTGGATAATTTTGAGGTTCAATATAAAGATTTGCTTGGTAGAATTGGAGAATTAAAAACTAAATCAGGCGTTATAGAAACCCCCCATATGTTTCCAGTGATTAATCCTTTAATTCAACCTATAGCACCAGAGGTTATAAAGAAAGAGTTTAAAATTAACGCGGTAATGGTTAATGCATATTTATTAAAGAAGAATTTTGGTAGCGAAGCTGTATCAAGAGGAGTTCACAAGTTTATAAATTTTGATGGTATAATCTCCACCGATTCTGGCGCATATCAAGCTTTAATTTATGGAGAGATAAAAGCTTCGCCAGAAGAAATGGTGGAATTTCAAGAAGCTATAAAAACTGATGTAGCTATTATTCTTGATGTTCCAACAGGTTACGATGAAAATAGAGAGAAAGCTGAGTGGACTGTAAAAGAAACTTTAAGAAGAGCAGATTTATCGCTGAAAATTATAAAAGAAAAAAATATTTTATGGATTGGTCCAATTCAAGGGGGAATACATTTAGATTTAGTAAGTTTATGCGCTAAAGAGATGAGTAAAAAACCATTTTCCATTTACGCTTTAGGTAGCCCAACTAAAATTATGGAACACTACTTGTTCGATAAGCTTATAGAAATGATTATGACAGCTAAAATGAATCTTCCATTAAATAAACCTTTGCATTTATTTGGAGCAGGACACCCAATGATTTTTGCTTTAGCTGTTGCTTGTGGTTGCGATATTTTTGATTCAGCAGCTTACGCTATATTCGCTAGAAAGGGAAAGTACTTAACTGAAAGTGGCACTTTAGATGTTAATGAATTAGAGTATTTTCCATGTTCATGCAAAGCTTGCTCTAATTATAACCCTAAAGAGTTTAAATTGCTTTCTAAAAATGAGCAGGAAAAAATTTTAGCGGAGCATAACTTATGGATTTGCCAAGAAGAAATTAAACGTATAAAACAAGCTATTTTAAATGGAAGGTTATGGGAGTTTTTAGAGATTAAAGCTAGAGCACATCCATCAGTTATGGAAGCTTTTAGGAAGATTTCTAAATATAAAATTTTTTTAGAAAAGCATAGTCCTTCAATTAAGAGAAAGGGCCTTTTCTATTTTGGCGATGAAGGACTTTCGAGACCGGAAATAATTAGATATAAGCTTCGATTAGAAAAGAATTATATTAAGCCTAGAAAATGGAGTATCTTAGTTCTTTTTCCAACTCCCAAAGAAAAACCTTTTTACCGAAATTGGATTGTAACAAAAATTTTAAAGGAAAATTATAAAGCTCATATATGCTTTTATTTAACGCCATTTGGTTTAATTCCAATAGAGTTAAGTGATGTTTACCCAATTTCTCAAATGGAGGTGGCTTTACCTCTAGGTAAAGAAGCCATAGAAAATTCTATAAGCGAGGTTGAAAAATACATTTCTAGATGCAACTACAGTAGAATATTGCTTATACTTCCAGAGAGCGAAGATTTGGAAAAATTTAAAAACGATTGTAAAAAAATATGCAAAAATAAACGAGTTAAATTTAAATCAATTAAAATTAAGGAGATTTTAAGCGAGGGAGATTTAAAAAGAATTTTAAAAAGCATTAAAGCTTAAAAATTCTTGTTTTTATGAGATGGTGAATTAATGAGTTGAAAATTAGGTTTTTAGGAGCTTGCAATGAAGTTGGTAGGTCAGCTATAGCGATTTATGATGGCGTTAAATATGTTTTACTTGATTATGGTGTAATAATGAATCATGAAGTTGGTTTTCCTATGCATATTTCAACTAGAGAATTAGATGCTATAATACTTTCTCATGCGCATTTAGATCACAGCGGATTAATACCATTATTTTATTTAGGTGGTGAGCTCCCCCTTTACGGTGTTGAACCAACATTTCAATTAACAAATGTTTTAATAAAAGATTTCCTTCATTTAAGCGGTTACTATTTACCTTATGAATATGTAGATCTTCAAAATATGCTTGGAAAAAGAGTTTCAATGAGGCTTGATGAAAGATTTCGTGTTGGTAATGCTGAGTTTAATTTAATTAATGCAGGACACATTCCAGGAAGTTGTCAAATTCTAATGGAACTTAATGGAAAAAAACTTTTATATACTGGAGATTTTAATACTATTCCATCAAGGCTTTTAGATCCAGGTAAACAGGTATATAAAGATATAAATGCATTAATAATTGAGTCAACTTACGCTGATGAAGAGCATCCAGATAGAGAGAAGCTTGAAGAAGAGTTTGTTAAAAGTGTAAGAGAAATAATTCATGAAGGCGGAACAGTCTTAGTTCCAGCTTTTGGAGTGGGAAGATCGCAAGAAGTTCTTATGATATTAACAGCTCATAGATTTGAATATCCAGTTTTCATTGATGGGATGGCTATTGAAGTGACTAGAATATTTATGGATTACCGTGAAAGCTTAAAAGAGCCTAAACTATTTGAGAAAGCTGTAAAGAAAGCTGAGTGGATTGAAAGCTGGAAAGCACGAAGAAAAGCTGTTAAAACTCCTTCAGTAATTATATCTCCAGCAGGAATGTTGAAGGGGGGAGCTGCAGCATTCTACAGCGAGATTTTAGCTAAAAGCGATAAAAACGCTATTTTTTTAGTTAGCTATCAGGTGCCGGGGTCGCCTGGAAGATTACTTCTAGAAAAAAGAAAACTTCCAATTAAAGGTAAATTAAGGAGGGTGGAAGCTAAAGTTGAAAAGTTTGATTTCTCTTCTCATGTTGGAAGAAAAGAGCTTGAAGAATTTTTATCTAAACTTGATTCTAAAACAAAAGTTTTTGCAGTGCATGGCGCTGAAGGAAATTGCACTAAACTAGCTTCATGGGCCAATAAAGAATTAGGGTTAAACGCTATGGCTCCAAATCCAGGGGAAATATATGAAGTTTAAATTATTAATTGAATTGACTGGTGTAGGAAGCGTTGATGAAGATTTTTTAATTAAGCTTTCTGATAAGCTTAAATTGAAATTTAATGCTGAAATAAAATTAAGAGAGACAATAGCGCTTCCTGAAGAAGCTTATAACTCTTTTAGAAAGCAATATTACTCAACAAAAATCCTTTATTATCTATTAAGTTGCTTATCTTCAATTAATATTGATAAAATTTTAGGAGTAACAAATGTGGATCTTTATGTTCCAAGGTTAAATTTTGTCTTTGGAGAGGCTTTATGTCCTGGAAAGGTTGCTATTATAAGCCTTTTTAGAATTAACCCTAAACTTTATGGTGAAGAAGATGAAGGAAAACTTTTAGAAAGAGCTGTTAAAGAAGCTGTACATGAACTGGGGCATACATTTGGTTTAACTCACTGCAAAAATGTAAATTGCGTAATGTTTTTTTCAAATAGTTTACTAGATACGGATAGAAAAACAGAGAACTTTTGTTTAAATTGTAAAAAGAAGCTTGAGGGAATATAGCTTTGAGTCAAGGTAGATTTAAAATATCAATTAAGCATCTTTCTCCAATAGTTTTCTCTTTAGCGGTAAGCACTATCCTTTCATATATAATTTTAACTTTAAATCCAGAAGTCCCAGAATTAAGCTTTTTTCCAGAGGCAACCAATAGTGCGGCATTAAATGCGTTAATATTCGTTATTTTAATGGCTTCAACAGCAACTTTCATTTATTTTTTAATAAAATTTGGTTTTCAAAAAACTGTTAAAAAAATAATTAAAATAGCGTTGACTCTCTCCATACTTTTAATTACTTATTGGTATTGTAAAGCGATTCTTGCTTTAACTAGTGATTTTTACATAATAACGATTGCTATAACGTTAACTATAATTTTTGCGTATTTAATTTTTTTAAATAAAGGAATTGTTCAAGTTTCAGCTATAATCACGATTGGATCTTTAATTGGAGTTTTTCTTGGGGTTTCAATACCATACTTTACAGCCATAACCCTTTTATTAGCATTATCAATTTACGATATTATTTCTGTTTATAAGGGTCCTATTGGAAAAATAGTTGAGAAAGCTAAACTTGAAGAGTTCACAGGCGCCGTGTTTACTTATAGAAATCTAACTGTTGGTGTAGGAGATATAGTTTTTTATTCAATGCTTATTAGCAACGTTATTATGAATTTAGGATTTTATTCGTATTTAGGAGCTGTTATAGGAGTAGTTGCTGGTGCTTATTCAGCTTTAAAAATGCTTGAGAAGAAAGAAATTTTTCCAGGGCTTCCTTTAGCTTTAATTTTAGGAGTGGCCTTTGCTATTATTATAGCAAGCTTAACTTGAGTTAACTAAATTAACTTT
This window of the Candidatus Bathyarchaeota archaeon genome carries:
- the tgtA gene encoding tRNA guanosine(15) transglycosylase TgtA, which encodes MTLELDNFEVQYKDLLGRIGELKTKSGVIETPHMFPVINPLIQPIAPEVIKKEFKINAVMVNAYLLKKNFGSEAVSRGVHKFINFDGIISTDSGAYQALIYGEIKASPEEMVEFQEAIKTDVAIILDVPTGYDENREKAEWTVKETLRRADLSLKIIKEKNILWIGPIQGGIHLDLVSLCAKEMSKKPFSIYALGSPTKIMEHYLFDKLIEMIMTAKMNLPLNKPLHLFGAGHPMIFALAVACGCDIFDSAAYAIFARKGKYLTESGTLDVNELEYFPCSCKACSNYNPKEFKLLSKNEQEKILAEHNLWICQEEIKRIKQAILNGRLWEFLEIKARAHPSVMEAFRKISKYKIFLEKHSPSIKRKGLFYFGDEGLSRPEIIRYKLRLEKNYIKPRKWSILVLFPTPKEKPFYRNWIVTKILKENYKAHICFYLTPFGLIPIELSDVYPISQMEVALPLGKEAIENSISEVEKYISRCNYSRILLILPESEDLEKFKNDCKKICKNKRVKFKSIKIKEILSEGDLKRILKSIKA
- a CDS encoding MBL fold metallo-hydrolase, which codes for MKIRFLGACNEVGRSAIAIYDGVKYVLLDYGVIMNHEVGFPMHISTRELDAIILSHAHLDHSGLIPLFYLGGELPLYGVEPTFQLTNVLIKDFLHLSGYYLPYEYVDLQNMLGKRVSMRLDERFRVGNAEFNLINAGHIPGSCQILMELNGKKLLYTGDFNTIPSRLLDPGKQVYKDINALIIESTYADEEHPDREKLEEEFVKSVREIIHEGGTVLVPAFGVGRSQEVLMILTAHRFEYPVFIDGMAIEVTRIFMDYRESLKEPKLFEKAVKKAEWIESWKARRKAVKTPSVIISPAGMLKGGAAAFYSEILAKSDKNAIFLVSYQVPGSPGRLLLEKRKLPIKGKLRRVEAKVEKFDFSSHVGRKELEEFLSKLDSKTKVFAVHGAEGNCTKLASWANKELGLNAMAPNPGEIYEV
- a CDS encoding archaemetzincin family Zn-dependent metalloprotease, with product MKFKLLIELTGVGSVDEDFLIKLSDKLKLKFNAEIKLRETIALPEEAYNSFRKQYYSTKILYYLLSCLSSINIDKILGVTNVDLYVPRLNFVFGEALCPGKVAIISLFRINPKLYGEEDEGKLLERAVKEAVHELGHTFGLTHCKNVNCVMFFSNSLLDTDRKTENFCLNCKKKLEGI